A region of the Clavelina lepadiformis chromosome 9, kaClaLepa1.1, whole genome shotgun sequence genome:
CAATGAGTTCATCAACTACTTTAAACGTCTGATATTATCGCAAAGTGAAATATTTCAGTGTCATAACTTGTTGAACTGAAAAtggaaaacaacaaacttgtGTAGTCTTTTTCTTCCTCACTGTGTCTAACTTTATATCAGGGGCATCGTCGTTGAAAATCTCAAATTGAAGATTCTTTGCCTTTTCAGTCTTTCTTGTTGAATTTCCTTTACATGTTGACTTCTTCACTGAAGTTGCGATCCTTGCAATGAAATGAGACGTAACATTGAAAGTAAACAGTGACTTAATAAGTTCAGTGCAGTTATTGAGCTCACTTAACAGTAACACTTCGAAACAGTGTTTTCaaggtattttatttataatgcTAAAATATATACTTCTGCGACTGAAGCAGAAAATAATCAGTTAGTCTTTAAAAGTGCGCGGTCTCTTAACATTTCTTAGAGATCATCGTGTAACCTTAAAATATAGAAAATTTCCTCTTGACACTGAAGATTTAGTTAAACGAAACTGTTGCAACTGGTACAACGGATGTAGAAATAATAATACAATTAATTTCCTGAAAATGAATGTGTTGGCGACCACATGTTAGTAGAGCAACATAGTTTCATCGCTACACAAACTATACTGTGAccttatttaaataaaacctttttgatCGTGGAGTTTTCAGAAGACTTGTCAATGGCGTCGAATCTTTCCCTCCACTTAACGACGGCTTAGATGGCAAAACATTGCTTTTCACatctgttataattttttaatatttattccATTGTTACAATTTgcaaattgtttgaatttaaaattttcagaaCTTAACAAACATTTAACTAACTTGGATCAGTATTTTCGTCCAACTCGGagagtttttcatttttgttctTGTTGCCCCTACAAAGACATATCATTTCATAAGACATCAACAGCTTAATTTCAACccttgtaaaaagttctacaGAAGATGCGTCAACTGAATTAGTTAACAGTacaacattatttttattgggTCAACAACAAGCTTTTGACgctgttaaaacaaaacattatatattatataacttattatttaattactGCTGGTTGGGTTTAAACACCTTCTTGACTTGggagtttttaaaaaacttcttGGCAGAGTTAAGGCTCGATTATTCGACAACGGCTTCGTTGGTAAAGTAACTTTTCTTGAATCTGAAATAGTTTTTGTCAACCCAATTAAAGCATTTTGCAAACCCTTCCAAATTAAACCCTgaacttaacaaaaatggACACTTACTAAGGTCAGTTATTTCATTTGAGGGTTTCGATGTCTTTACTTTCTTATTCTCTTTGTTTCtgcaaaatcaaacaataataaattttaacaacttgCATGAACTATCTTCACACAGTTTCTAATTTCTATACTTCTGTAGTTTTGGTGCAGGCGTAGCTATTAAGCTAAGTCCTTTCATCTTTCCTGTGAGGTCATATTCAAATTCtggtaatttgttgttttttgccAAACAATCAATCACCGAATCCAGGTAAGGTCGAGTATCTACAAACCAAtcttatgttttatttattgtaaaaatcTTGGGTTAGCTACGACCTGTGGAAATGCAACGATATGGTTGTATATGAAAGACAAGGGAAACTGTAAGTTATTCAATAACCAGTAATTTGAAGAAACAATATTCACATAAGGACATAAACCCTTGAATCAGATTAAggcttaaaataaagtttgcttttgtaacaaaacattttagtttAGTGCAAGAACCTCAAAATTCATGAGCAAATGATTACCAAGTTTTTTAAAGTCCTTCTTGTTAGTAAGGAGCTGACCAGCGACCAAGTGAAGCCTAGACATCATCCATAAATTCTCATAATTCCTCGGCATTTCTAAACACGATCATATTTTAGGAATGTAACAAGATTTACGATCTGATCAATGTCAGGCGGATACATctaaaatttactttaaatctACGGTGAGCTCAAAACATATTAAAATGACCTGCTGTCTGCTGCAGTCCTGTGTAGGCCAGTGTCCTTGATATTTTACGATTGCCGTGTTTCAAGTTAATTTGAGCAAGTAGTGTCACAAATCGGAGTTCTTCGCTCATGAACACTGTTAAGCAATTAATTAAGAGAATGAATTGaattaaaccttaaaaaagaattttgacCACAAACTTTAAGAGTCAAGACAGAAAAATCAGGTCAACACTGcatcataattttttgataaattatatTCTCACCATTCGCTTCAAGCTTGGTCTTCCAACAAGCACTTATGACCtgataaaagataaaattatgATAAGAAAATTAACTTCTGCTTaatggccgtgctagttgttatgAGCAAAATCAACACCTAAATCAACGTCGGAGTAGAATTACCACAATGTTTGCTGAAATGAAAGTGACTCGGGTTCTACTTCAACAGCTGCCAATAAGGTTCCACGGCATTAAGTTACttttagattaatttttacttttgactGAACCCATTTGGTGCCCGGTCGAATTTTTCGGAGAAATGGAGAAAATACGATAGAATGAAAACACTAAGATAGTTCAACACAGGCATAAGTTGGACAGTTATTCACCAACTAGATAAAGTATAAAATAACCTGAGAAAGGTGGTTTGAAATGTTTGAGAAAATTTTTCTCTCACGATCAATCCAAGTCAATGTGTCTCCTTCCGCAGTCAGCTAATCGTGTCAAGTCATGCAAAAATAGTCAGTAATATAGTCAGGTAAAAATAGTCAGTAATATAGTCAGGTAAAAATAGTCAGAAACATTGCGAACATGAGTGCTGTTTGAGTAATATGACTATGCTGGTATCATCACAGCAAATAAAGCGTCCTATGATGAGAACAAGTGAATTGTGATTCAAAGTAAGTTATTATCATGTATATGTAAGTAAGTAAGAAGTAAGTTATTATCATgtataatttcataaaaatattatattatattatatcatATTATCAGTTGATAAAACACAAATATTGACGAACAAAAGTGACAACGTTCGGTCAACCCACTTCAATAAGTTGTGCGGTCAGTTGCACGAGGTTGCATTGTTGCCTCACAATGAAGATGTTGGAGCAGAATATACACGAGCAACATCCCTCGTGAGCAAAGACTTGATGATGTTGGCGAGATTTTTTTCCACCTCTCTTTCTTGAAAGCTCCGGACTTGTTATCGCGTCATTTTTTGTGACGCTAaacgatgacgtcatgttcATATCAACCGTCGCCATGGAAACGTGGTCGTCAGGCTGAATTTCTTCCATGACGCTGCTGTTGTTGATTGCTTGTTCGATGCCGCGATCAAATTCACTGCTGGTTTCATCTGGGAAATAATCAACGACAAATGCTTGGAAATTGTTTCTGGTGCTTGCATGATGAggtgaaatttatttattattgatgTGAAAATACTGGACATATGAAAAATATTGCACAAAACACATTTCGTTTTATTACCAAACAAGCATAAACATTTCTTCCAATGTGCTTGTTGACAGACATTGATAAAATCTATAACATGTTACTCTGCTGTTTCAACATTAgcttttcatttcattattttcaaGTATACTCAAATgttcaaattgttttattcaCCACAATAATACAACTTGAACCTAAAATTTTATGGAGTGTCTTTTAATGGCAAGGTAAACAAGTTTGCTCATATAAAAGATAAAGACAGTGTTAAAGTTGGTGTAAAGTTAATGAAAGTATTGGATGAAGGAATTAATGACTTGTGCATTTGGTTATGAAAACACATGTCTACTAACGATGTCATTTATTCTTCTAGGGTAGGGTATGCTTACTATTTCATCTTTAAAATTTCACACTATAAACGTTTTGAACCCAACTTCTGCTTTGAGCAAAAACATTGCCAAAATGAGCAAAAGTTGAATCAGTTTTGAAGTGTGTCCCAAAATAAATGTTAGATATGTTAAAATTGATGTGCAAAGGTAACAGCATGATATCATGAAACACAAACAGCCATACTCTTACCAACTGAACGTGTAGAATGTAATTTTGTTCTTCTCCAATTCGTCTTTGCTTCATTGCAGCCgatatatttcaaaacatcTCTGGCAACTTGGAGTTCTTCTGCGAGTCTCACAGTGTTGCATTCCATCGCTGCATAACTTGCCAGCAACAACTGAAACTGAAGTTCTCtggaaaatatcaaaaattgcTTCATAATCATTAATAGTGAAAAACACGGACCAAAATGCAACTGATTGTAAGTTTGTAAAATTCGTTTTTTGGACTAATTTAGATCCAAAGATGATCCAATGTATTAAACATGAATTCATTCTTGGTTCGTTGTTGAGTTATAGACATGCAGATGGCAGATACCTCTCTGGCAGACACAGACTTCTAGTTAGGACGATGCCATCAGTGATATAAAGCAGAGAACACCTGAGATCACCGGCAAGAAGCCACAGTTTCGAGGCCAAATATAAAGTCTTCAAGAAAAGTTCCAAGACTTCAAATTGGAAAATCATGTCCGTGTTTGAGTCTGCCCGAAACAAAACTGATGTATCTGGGCAATACCAATTCTTTTGCTAAGAAAACTGTGATAATTAATTCATAATAACTGtgataaacataaaaaactaaaaatacagTTTATAGTATAGTGGTTTGTatcataattaattaatcgatCAGTTATTTACTGCAATTTACCTTTGGATTTTCTTCCAAAATTCGGGCTTGTGTTGTTCCCACCTGGTACTTCGAATGACTTCTGGAACTATTCAGCAGAAAAATGAAGTGAATACAACTTACTGATAGATGagtaaaaactaatataatattatactAATATAATACTACATATGATATAACTATAATACtaataataagtaataatCTAACACAAACAACTGCCCACTTTGAATTCAGGGAGGAAACCAAAATTTCATCTGTCGATTGTGAACCTAGATGACCTCACTCACCGTACACAAACCTGGACAAGACTGCCCCAAGACTACACAGGACTTGCGCAATGACGCCACCATCTGGTACAAAGTGTGGACGTCTGTCAACTTTGTTGAATCTTCCAACAACAACGCAACATTCAACTGGGACAGGAGAAGATCAACACGGGCTGCAGCAAATGTTGAACTCCTTGACGATCTTTGCTGCGCACTTTTGATAAAATCACCGCCACGGAGTTCTTCAATCACTTTGCAAGATTCTTCATACTGGCGATAAAGCAAAGCTTGCTTTAATCACTAACTAATAATTTTAGAAGTCGCAAACTGTATAAAAATCTGGTGCTACCTTGTGGTTAAACACAAGGGCTTTTGCAAGTGAACACTTTGCTTCGATGGAAATCTGACTTTCCATCTTACTCCACTTTTCAGAATGAACGAGATCTACAAGTCGTAAAATTATTCCTTACAATAGCACAGAACACTCATGAACAACTTGTTGTGAAATATTAAGTAGTGCTTCAAAATAGTTAAATAGTTTTATATTATAGCTAACAGTTTCAGTAATAGTTAAAATCATATTATTTAGTTACAGTTAGTTAACAGTCATAGTATCatgattatatttttgtagttaaataataattgattAGTTTATGTTCATAATTAACAGcagttaaataattttaatccAGATTGTTATCAATGCTTCAAGAGGAGCTCACCCTTCATCAATTTATCTGCATCTCTGCTTTCCTCCAACCCGGATGCGAGCAAGCCGACATGACACAAGAGGAAGGAGAGACGAGATTTAAACGAAGCAAGATGAAACTTGATCAGCGGTTGGTCATCACCTGCAAGTTTAGCTCATTGTGACCTCATTGTGACCATTCGTAATTGTTCGTTCATTTAGAAATCAACGTTATCAAGATTGCTGCTTACTTTGCAATGACGTGTCTATCTCACACAAATCCATActtttttatgcaaaatttaATCAATCAGTGTGAGTTTAGCACTAATAAGATGATTCCCAAAATAGACATCTTATCAATTACAGCacaacgatgccattgtatgTAAATGTTAATGTTGATGACCACTCTAGTGTCACAACCGCCAACATGCGGCTCTCAATATCTTCTAttgcaatgtattttttttcaCCAACATAGTAACGAGACCACCCCTCATTTACTTCTTACCTTGATTTGGTTCGAGTTCCAGAATTCTGACAAGTTCTTTGAGAAGAACGAGTAGCAAAGTCTCCTGAAAGTTTAACATTGTATGTTGTTAAACAGTGAAATATGCTGGAAACATGCAACGTGCACAATTGCACATAATACAATTAAActaagaaaaagaaaatacacTGTTGCAAtacaatttaatatttatggtTTTAGTAAGACAAATGTGATATGATAAATGGATAATTAAATACATTAACAACAACGCTTTGCACAGTGCTATATAACCACATGTATCAATTAATAGCTGCTTCCTACCTCACCGCGGAGTTCAAGTATGATTGCCAGAGCCCTGCAAGCTTGCACAAAGTCAAGTAGGAAGATGGGTTTTATGTCACTGCACTGCGATAATGCATTGATGAGTGGCACCAACTTGGATAGATCTGTTGGTGGCGACGACGGAAACCATCTCAATAAGTTTGCTGAAGATGGGTTTGCTTGCTGGCTTTCAAACACACTCACGTTCTTCCAAATCTGTCAACAGGTCGTAATATGTTACTATGCATTTATGTTGAGCCCAACTCCTGCTCATATATTCAATGGCTTCAAACTGTTGTGATGTTTactggcaaaaaaaaacaaagaaaaagttgcgatatatttcacattttatcCTCAAAAAAACCATAATACCAGACCAGGTAACACGAGCAATGTAACACTTTACAATATTTCAGCACCTTACAGCAAGAATGCACGCTTACCTTTGACAATGTTGACTCCCAGGAACAAATGTAATTCAAAAATTCGGCAAGAAATTTGACCTCGAAATCAAGTTCAAATTCGCTCGTAGAATCGCAGAGTTCAGAAATCATTGACGAGGCGTCTCTAAAGTAAAATCATATTTAAGCAAGAGCAGGGTTGAGCGTTTTTCTCACCATTTAAAATATGAAAGAGAGATTGGTTCTGCTCGagtgattttaaaaatataggCCACAACCTTTGTGATGCCTTTTTCAACGATTTGGAAGAATGGACTCGCTTTCATATTGTGAATGGTGAGGAAAAGGAACTACCATTGAGAAGAGACAAGTCAATGCACACAGTACAAAGCACTCCAAATATTGCTAATATTAACCCTAGGTATAATAACAAGTAATCCTGTCTATATACTATGATTAATCATGACTGCCACAAGCAACCTGTCGTATTGGAGTAGATCAGACCATCCGTGGAGTAACAAAGCCATGAGCAGAGTAGACGTGGTGTGAATACTTGAACCAGGGTCACATAAGTCTAACAACTTGACAAGAATGTGAAATTCATTATGCGGCGGACATTCCctttaaagcgaaaaagatcTTCAGTTTTTGTGCTGTAATGTTATAATTTCCAGAAGGCCACAACTCTAAGCTAGATCCTATCAACAACCAGCATATAACCCACAGGTGACGTCCTTAAAAGTGTCACTTTGGAACAAACTAGTGTATTCAGTTGCCAGGTAAGTTGCTAAGGGCTTTGTACTATATGCTGTCACGCCTTATTGCCAAAAACAGAGCAACATAACGACACTAAATATCACTATAACCAACAACATCACGTACATCACGTAGAGTGAACTTCGACAAATCTCAAGCTGACAGACCAAAGCAATGACCAGCTTCTGCTTATCAATATTTGAAGACATGTCATCGGCGACAGTTCGACTTTCACAGGTCGAATCCGATGATGTCATCAACAACGATGTCTTACATCGTAACCATTGAGTAACCTGATCAGTAATTttgttacaacaaattttatagtcATTTAAGTGTATTTGGTACTTTTAACCACATTATCGTTCTAGCGCAAGTTCATCGTATACTCACCATGACCTCGAGTTGTTGTGGGTTGTCACAAAGCACTTCGACCGCTTTTCCAATATTGGCCATTGCATCGTCATAGCTGGAGAGTTTCCGCAACATTTTAGACAAAGCTGTACCAGTGCTAACCACCTGGAAATATTAAGTGGACATTATACATCAATTGCATGAACAAACACCCACCATAAAATATATACCATGAATCAATGTAAATATCATACAATGAAAGTTATAACATCAACGACAACAAAGGACGACTCCATTGCCGAAGAACACTCATTGACAAGCTCACCTGCTCCACCATGTGGAACCTAATCGAGTTTTCGAAAGCAGACTTCATGAGGAGAAGCGCTTCTGGTAGCTCACTACCATTCAAGTTGTTCCAGGTTACAATACAGAGGTTGGCCGCATAATCCACTTCAAGTAGATTTcggttaaaacaaaaaaaactagTTACAACATAGTATTAATTGCATGCACTTACACAGAAATGCGAGACTTTTATTGTCATATGTGGTCTCGGGTAAAATATTATCTTGAAATGCTTCCAATGCAGAGCTTAATATTATCCTTTGGAGGGCTTTGCTGTCGAAAGCTTGGACCAGTTTGTAGAAGAGATACATCAATTTACGGAAGACGTCCTCGCTCAATAGCTAAAATGATATTTGACAAAGTTAGAAGAAGAAATGGTCATATTTTACACAACACCCATTCGTAATCGATATAAACCATACTAGCCATTCAGTAGTTATACAATTGGAATCAAGATCAGAAcaatcaaaataacaaaaattctgTAAATTCCTGACATCAAGCATTCATTGTGCGTAACAATCAAACGATACTTTCGGTGTcgtaaaacttttattttaattgaaaaataaaaccttaCTTTTCCTTGTATGAGAGTGAGCTCTCTGCAAGCTTCATAGAGTCGAGGTACGATGGTTTCCCACTAAAGAGACATTTTAAAAGTGTTGACATTTCTACACCTGTCATAAATGTTTTCGAAATTTGCCAGTAGCTTGTACACTTACTTTGGAAGCAGAAACAATGTTTTCACTCGAAGATACGAATCGTGtcaataatttcattgtttcaccTAAAACCTAAACCATACAGAATTTTCAATGAaagtgattaattatttaagaTATTGACACTTTTGTTATGCCAACAAGCTGCGTGtagatcaggggtgggcaacatacggcccgcgacgggattttgagcggcccgcagacagttcagcagttcagtttagcagttcagttttgacttcagcagctattgaagtacattattcgttaataaattcattaaatactgtttttggtctctatgcttaaaaattaaaatttacattaaatacgatttattccttgcataggtggataaatacgcgattaatgtatcgattcatGAATCCGGCCCACCaagtactttattttctcatatcaggcccgccgaccgaaaaagttgcccgcccctggtgTAGATCATCACAACTATGTGCAAACTTGATTCTAACAACTGTTTGGGTACCTTGCATATAACTACACAGGATATTGACTTATCTTCGTTGAAAGTACCTGAAAGACATTCAACGTAAAATGATTAAATGATTGTTAAAAAGCCCATGcaaagatttttttatttttaattgaattGAATGTCAGGCAAAAATACATCACTGACATCAGCCAGAAAAATTTGTCTTGTCTTTGCCAAAAATACAAGATAACCAGAAACATAGCAAGCAACTTCCAATGAAACAACTTTTCAGGAAACTAATTAACCTAAattctgcaatttttttaaatgatccAAAAGCAGAGTAAGCATGAGGTTTACACCTTTACTACAATTAGGAGTGAGACCCAGGGAAATACCCTGTTTCCCGGGATTTCAGCCTTTTGTTCCAATCCCAATCGTGGGATTTTTTGTCTTAAAATCGCGGGAATTCTAAGTTAACGTTTCATCAGTTCAATACTGCTTGATATGTGGATTAAATCTGTTTAAGACAGTTTTACAGCAGCTAGCCACTTAAGATTCGGCACAAAGTGTTGTCATAGTATTTTCATGCGACTTATTGGGTAACAATGGCTGAATAATTGCTTTTATCGCATGGGCTTGGGCCTTGTGCATCAGGTTTTAGCCTGTACTGTATTCTCAAACTGTATTCATATGCATGCTACAGGTTCTGACTGATTCCTggcaaatttttatcaaaccttCTAAATTTTGACGATGGAAGTTTACAGAGAAAGTCTGAAGTCTGGAAAAACTTTTCATACTGCAAAACTAACGTACGGAAGTAACATAAtgtaattaaaaaactgtatGGAGCCTGGAAAACCATGAAACCTACGTCAGTTGAGGCCGAACATGCATTCTCTGCCTTTGGTTATTTCGGCAATAAATTTGGAAATCGTCTTAATGATGACACTGTTGATGCGCTGTTGTTTTTGCGTCAgtaaattacaataaataaacatgctttgttttgattatatgtgtacactttttactttgttaatcCTGAAAAATCCGGGGATTGTAGAGTAAAGATCCCGGGATTTCAAATTTAGTCCCAAAATCCCAACCCTAACTAGAATGGACCTCAAAAATAGCCTGTCACTTAGATATGTCATATCAAGATGTTCAGCAGTGAGAAAAAAATGCAGTTGTTTTGGATTCCAGGGGCCTTTGTTTGCTCACAACTATATTACAATTATTTATCACAAATGATTCACTCACTTGAAAACAATCCCCTGATACTGGACAATGAACGAAGCATTGTTTCCACAATCAGGGTTATATCACTCGTGACTTGAGGACAATCTGAACAAGTGCTAGATGCTCCGTAAAGTTGAAGGAAGCTTcctaaaaaactttttccttCATCGATGAATCTGAAGTCATCCTCTCCAGGACCGACGAGTCTTGTGACGATTTGCACAGAGTCGTGAAAAGAGTCAACAATAAGTTTGTTGTGGCAGTGACACGAGGAAGGGCAGGAATTAAGTAGAATGAAAATTGTGCTCATCGAGTCACGAAAGAACGGGCTGAACGAGATGACAGGATCTAAAAATTATCCATAAAATACTTATAATAAACATCAGTTGAGTACAAGTCACTCCATTAAATTATGGAGTATTGTCAGGAAAAATTACTCAAactaccgtaaaacctctatttcaccgccatggcactctatttttcaactcttgtttaaaagtggcgttctattagaggtggcgttcaaatagaggttttacggtaatTACTCACAGCATATGAATCATAATATATAGTCAAGTGgggcaaaaaaatgcaaaattgacaaacttttgattttctcGCTAAAAAATGGGCcaaaaagtcaagttttaccctctattgatcaatattaatattccattgatgtatccaaaaaattggagcattatgtttattctttttatttttatcgaatattttgtgttgctCTTTTTTCCCCAGTGTTTGGGGCAATAAAAACCATGCTcggggtaaaaaaaaacaatcaatttcgacagcaaattttgtttattaaaagcaacacaaagcaGAAGAAATAGCAATATATACAGATGAGGATGAAACTGTAACATcttgttaaaacaaacaaaaaagtttatgcaTTATGAAGTCCATATTTGCTTaggaacacaaatttttctttcacttcctcttcttcggcaaaaccaaaatatgattttgcacGTCCGACAGAAGTTAACACTGCGGTTGAAGGaccccaaaaacaattttcaacggTGACTATATCTATGTCTTCCTTTG
Encoded here:
- the LOC143470062 gene encoding uncharacterized protein LOC143470062 isoform X2 — translated: MLQVVEELIDLLSITDSSPAIQKLQVQLISSRCSDAERYSCVYAIFHHSTLALNQEISTNDLSHFLKISIKCLEYLVSQWKEESKIPQSGLEKLIYHLVKHVCLNYHLTKINEVLLLLLKLLHRQKSRNQQVVQYISAKIRNLTLPMSVNICACHKSHCHQITFAKCKFHGNVLSMFSDPVISFSPFFRDSMSTIFILLNSCPSSCHCHNKLIVDSFHDSVQIVTRLVGPGEDDFRFIDEGKSFLGSFLQLYGASSTCSDCPQVTSDITLIVETMLRSLSSIRGLFSSTFNEDKSISCVVICKVLGETMKLLTRFVSSSENIVSASKWETIVPRLYEACRELTLIQGKLLSEDVFRKLMYLFYKLVQAFDSKALQRIILSSALEAFQDNILPETTYDNKSLAFLLDYAANLCIVTWNNLNGSELPEALLLMKSAFENSIRFHMVEQVVSTGTALSKMLRKLSSYDDAMANIGKAVEVLCDNPQQLEVMVTQWLRCKTSLLMTSSDSTCESRTVADDMSSNIDKQKLVIALVCQLEICRSSLYVMECPPHNEFHILVKLLDLCDPGSSIHTTSTLLMALLLHGWSDLLQYDRDASSMISELCDSTSEFELDFEVKFLAEFLNYICSWESTLSKIWKNVSVFESQQANPSSANLLRWFPSSPPTDLSKLVPLINALSQCSDIKPIFLLDFVQACRALAIILELRGEETLLLVLLKELVRILELEPNQGDDQPLIKFHLASFKSRLSFLLCHVGLLASGLEESRDADKLMKDLVHSEKWSKMESQISIEAKCSLAKALVFNHKYEESCKVIEELRGGDFIKSAQQRSSRSSTFAAARVDLLLSQLNVALLLEDSTKLTDVHTLYQMVASLRKSCVVLGQSCPGLCTFQKSFEVPGGNNTSPNFGRKSKDSNTDMIFQFEVLELFLKTLYLASKLWLLAGDLRCSLLYITDGIVLTRSLCLPERELQFQLLLASYAAMECNTVRLAEELQVARDVLKYIGCNEAKTNWRRTKLHSTRSVDETSSEFDRGIEQAINNSSVMEEIQPDDHVSMATVDMNMTSSFSVTKNDAITSPELSRKRGGKKSRQHHQVFAHEGCCSCIFCSNIFIVRQQCNLVQLTAQLIELTAEGDTLTWIDRERKIFSNISNHLSQVISACWKTKLEANVFMSEELRFVTLLAQINLKHGNRKISRTLAYTGLQQTAEMPRNYENLWMMSRLHLVAGQLLTNKKDFKKLDTRPYLDSVIDCLAKNNKLPEFEYDLTGKMKGLSLIATPAPKLQKNKENKKVKTSKPSNEITDLNSRKVTLPTKPLSNNRALTLPRSFLKTPKSRRGNKNKNEKLSELDENTDPNVKSNVLPSKPSLSGGKDSTPLTSLLKTPRSKRIATSVKKSTCKGNSTRKTEKAKNLQFEIFNDDAPDIKLDTVRKKKTTQSKTTLPKPDLDQLGDEYFPIITSTAKSKKTRRVILSPSDDDDDDDDEFKCNVKTSQVRTRSSARIATNLQSARKSARRRHRAEEGPYYTDEDTETSRHPIRQHKEQSKNTRRVNNQQRRVLKEVENVSEMPDQGELMRDGIPPEWNKLNEIERVRERHLVEERDVEFLDNENIVASTPLAVDKLPLNDSTSEDHFNRAFNIATALADFQPARASSQLLSTLAHQSKNLSKAAACHASSVGTSLRIITALHMKYHIRSVERLEAASEDDFTRAIRSSINSSHPSKVISSLRHPEQFMDDVISKIPPDWTVCIVSLLEGGSRRLVLTRLQHSEEALHIEIDGTSASDMLVRMKHLMECNVNGMKTTDKSLWWTQRRKTNSAMDDFIGNLDAKMFGVQRGFLLGKLLAKKCRETLKRNVERVMSSVTFDASSHPNVGLLEIYLSAWKYFNEKEKCEVALQLLGGENRSTEEICQVVATFEKNHSCCCDECKADTQKRGHVILILDKEVQTLPLEGAPILFNQSVSRMPSVHCLLWQLELNNIPGHNSVDLRSLAYVINPRGDLINTEKRFNDWFSSIETWEGVTSSVPSREQYMTYISGRDVFVFLGHGSGSSFMQRELIARNRSRACALLMGCSSGRLDERGITEPDGMSLAYLISGSPCVLVCLWPVTDKDIDRYLAKCLIDWSTPGTSLPDVTRNAETACKVPKLNGSACVVYGVPVVNNAAVEGLRKNVPELFRDLLS